In Gammaproteobacteria bacterium, the DNA window AGCACAACTTCTTATCCGGTTTATGTCTCCGGCCTGGTGACCAGTGTGCTGTTAGGCAACGCGGACGGCATTGTTTTGAATGTCGATGGTGTTGGCACGGTCAATCTCAACGATGTCAGACGAATTGGTGGTTAATTTTTATAACAGAGAGGTGACGCCATGTCTTTTAGTACTGCACTCAGTGGGCTTAA includes these proteins:
- a CDS encoding flagellar hook assembly protein FlgD — protein: STTSYPVYVSGLVTSVLLGNADGIVLNVDGVGTVNLNDVRRIGG